In Candidatus Defluviilinea proxima, a single genomic region encodes these proteins:
- a CDS encoding DUF3048 domain-containing protein — MRLTVTTLVCIALLLSGCTTTKPETVSAIGLSSPTPFQPGQETAPDSLYADSAPTPLSLPTVSPLNSAPTEIPLTPTATVPPTPTVPPVINPLTGLPQADPSRMDRRPMAIKIANYPRYIRPQSGLSLADQVFEYYIEDGLTRNIAIFYGNDSEWVGPVRSGRFFDENIARMYQSFLVFKFADKRVLEYFKTTDIAQFLVVPSFGNCPPFKGMDERKIEVYNNQYFNTILWADCVTKNNLPNDKPYLSGLFSADPPTASSVSGTDVYTYFSEYSYNHWAYDSGTQQYLRFQETDDMINNKEEKYAPLIDNVTGQQVHAANIVVIFTYHTFSNPFDEDDEVYHIDLTGGGEAYVFRDGVGIPAKWSRLMPNQPLLLTTTYGEQIALRPGITYYEVIGKNSYASQGDGEWFFHHATP; from the coding sequence ATGCGATTGACCGTTACCACCCTTGTGTGCATTGCTCTTTTACTTTCAGGATGTACTACTACCAAACCCGAAACTGTATCTGCCATCGGACTTTCCTCCCCGACGCCCTTTCAACCGGGACAAGAAACCGCCCCTGACTCACTGTATGCTGATTCGGCCCCAACACCCTTATCCTTGCCGACGGTGAGTCCTCTCAACTCTGCGCCGACAGAGATTCCTCTCACCCCAACAGCGACCGTCCCTCCCACGCCAACAGTTCCACCCGTCATCAACCCGCTGACCGGCCTCCCACAAGCGGACCCCTCCCGCATGGATCGCAGACCGATGGCGATCAAGATCGCCAACTATCCGCGGTATATTCGCCCGCAATCGGGGCTCTCGTTGGCCGATCAGGTTTTTGAATATTACATCGAAGATGGATTGACGCGTAACATCGCCATCTTTTACGGCAACGACTCGGAATGGGTGGGGCCGGTACGCTCCGGCAGATTCTTCGATGAAAACATCGCGCGCATGTACCAGTCATTTTTGGTGTTCAAATTTGCAGATAAGCGCGTGCTTGAATATTTCAAAACGACCGATATTGCTCAATTCCTTGTAGTTCCTTCGTTTGGCAATTGTCCTCCCTTCAAAGGCATGGACGAGCGCAAGATCGAAGTGTACAACAATCAATATTTCAATACGATCTTGTGGGCCGATTGCGTGACAAAGAATAACCTGCCCAACGACAAACCCTATCTAAGCGGTTTGTTCAGCGCGGACCCTCCTACTGCATCCAGTGTGAGCGGCACGGACGTGTACACATATTTCTCTGAATACTCTTACAACCATTGGGCTTATGACTCGGGTACTCAGCAATATCTGCGTTTTCAAGAGACCGACGATATGATAAACAACAAGGAAGAGAAATATGCGCCCCTGATCGACAATGTGACCGGTCAACAGGTGCATGCCGCAAATATCGTCGTCATCTTTACATATCACACCTTTTCCAATCCGTTCGATGAAGATGACGAGGTCTATCACATTGACCTGACGGGTGGCGGCGAAGCGTATGTCTTTCGTGATGGAGTCGGCATCCCTGCAAAATGGAGCCGCCTCATGCCCAATCAACCGCTTTTATTGACCACCACTTACGGCGAACAGATCGCATTGCGCCCCGGCATCACATATTACGAAGTGATCGGCAAGAATTCTTATGCGTCACAAGGCGATGGCGAATGGTTCTTCCATCACGCAACGCCATAA
- a CDS encoding zinc ribbon domain-containing protein, protein MTLDPTFVSNLLLVLTGFGGAFLAALWISLIIWTYRDIRTRARDPLVHTLATLLVAVLNLPGILVYLILRPTRTLEEDYQKTLEEEALLQALEDLPLCPGCERRVKDEWQVCPNCHTKLKKNCENCNKLMELPWNICPYCGTPAAGMRRDAAVSVDDALRGLKLNDDDGEAKTE, encoded by the coding sequence ATGACCCTTGACCCCACATTCGTAAGCAACCTACTCCTCGTGTTGACCGGCTTCGGCGGGGCATTTCTTGCCGCGTTGTGGATCTCGCTCATCATCTGGACGTACCGTGACATCCGCACACGCGCACGCGACCCGTTGGTGCACACCCTCGCCACTTTGCTGGTGGCTGTGCTCAACCTGCCGGGGATTTTGGTGTACCTCATCCTGCGTCCCACACGGACTCTTGAAGAGGATTACCAAAAGACCCTCGAAGAGGAAGCCTTGCTTCAAGCGCTTGAGGACCTTCCACTTTGCCCGGGTTGCGAACGCCGCGTCAAAGACGAGTGGCAGGTTTGCCCGAATTGCCACACCAAACTCAAGAAGAACTGCGAAAACTGCAACAAGCTGATGGAACTGCCGTGGAATATCTGTCCGTATTGCGGCACACCCGCCGCAGGCATGCGACGTGACGCTGCCGTCAGCGTGGATGATGCCCTGCGCGGTTTGAAGCTGAACGATGATGATGGGGAAGCGAAAACAGAATAA